A region from the Clavibacter sp. A6099 genome encodes:
- the lpdA gene encoding dihydrolipoyl dehydrogenase translates to MSEQNFDVVVLGGGSGGYAAALRAVQLGKTVGLVEKGKLGGTCLHRGCIPTKALLHSAEVADVSRESEKYGVNVTFDGVDIARVNAYREAIVASKYKGLQGLIKARGITVIEGEGRLTSATTVQVGDQTVTGKSIVLATGSYSRTLPGLEIGGRVITSEQALELDYIPKKVAILGGGVIGVEFASVWRSFGVDVQIIEALPHLVPNEEESISKQFERAFRKRGIAFSLGVRFKSVTQDDQGVHVSLEDGTTYDADLLLVAVGRGPATQGLGFEEAGVKTDRGFVLTDERLQTSVPGVYAVGDIVPGLQLAHRGFQQGIFVAEEIAGNKPVVVEDINIPKVTYSDPEVASVGYSEAKAAEKFGADKVSSYEYNLGGNGKSSILGTAGSIKVVRVQDGPVVGIHMIGARVGELIGEGQLIVNWEAYPEDVANLVHAHPTQNEALGEAHLALAGTPLHAL, encoded by the coding sequence GTGTCGGAACAGAACTTTGACGTGGTGGTGCTCGGCGGCGGGAGCGGTGGCTATGCAGCCGCCCTCCGTGCGGTGCAGCTGGGCAAGACCGTGGGCCTCGTGGAGAAGGGCAAGCTGGGCGGCACGTGCCTGCACCGCGGCTGCATCCCCACGAAGGCGCTCCTGCACTCGGCCGAGGTCGCCGACGTCTCGCGGGAGTCGGAGAAGTACGGCGTCAACGTCACGTTCGACGGGGTCGACATCGCGCGCGTGAACGCGTACCGCGAGGCGATCGTCGCGAGCAAGTACAAGGGCCTCCAGGGGCTCATCAAGGCCCGCGGCATCACCGTCATCGAGGGCGAGGGCCGTCTGACCTCCGCCACGACCGTGCAGGTCGGCGACCAGACCGTCACCGGGAAGAGCATCGTCCTCGCGACCGGCTCCTACTCCCGTACGCTCCCCGGCCTCGAGATCGGCGGCCGCGTCATCACGAGCGAGCAGGCGCTCGAGCTCGACTACATCCCCAAGAAGGTCGCGATCCTGGGCGGCGGCGTCATCGGCGTCGAGTTCGCCTCCGTCTGGCGCTCCTTCGGCGTCGACGTGCAGATCATCGAGGCCCTCCCCCACCTCGTGCCCAACGAGGAGGAGTCGATCAGCAAGCAGTTCGAGCGGGCGTTCCGCAAGCGCGGAATCGCGTTCTCGCTCGGCGTGCGCTTCAAGTCGGTCACCCAGGACGACCAGGGCGTCCACGTCTCCCTCGAGGACGGCACGACGTACGACGCCGACCTGCTGCTCGTCGCCGTGGGCCGCGGCCCGGCGACCCAGGGGCTCGGCTTCGAGGAGGCGGGCGTGAAGACGGACCGCGGCTTCGTCCTCACGGACGAGCGTCTCCAGACCAGCGTCCCCGGTGTCTACGCCGTCGGCGACATCGTCCCCGGACTGCAGCTCGCGCACCGCGGCTTCCAGCAGGGCATCTTCGTCGCCGAGGAGATCGCGGGCAACAAGCCCGTCGTCGTCGAGGACATCAACATCCCCAAGGTCACCTACTCCGACCCCGAGGTCGCGAGCGTCGGCTACAGCGAGGCCAAGGCCGCCGAGAAGTTCGGCGCGGACAAGGTCTCGAGCTACGAGTACAACCTCGGCGGCAACGGCAAGAGCTCCATCCTCGGCACGGCCGGTTCCATCAAGGTCGTCCGCGTGCAGGATGGGCCCGTCGTCGGCATCCACATGATCGGCGCCCGTGTCGGCGAGCTCATCGGCGAAGGCCAGCTCATCGTGAACTGGGAGGCCTACCCCGAGGACGTCGCCAACCTGGTGCACGCCCACCCCACCCAGAACGAGGCGCTCGGCGAGGCGCACCTGGCTCTCGCCGGAACCCCTCTGCACGCCCTGTAG
- the sucB gene encoding 2-oxoglutarate dehydrogenase, E2 component, dihydrolipoamide succinyltransferase — protein sequence MSESVNLPALGESVTEGTVTRWLKNVGDHVEVDEPLLEVSTDKVDTEIPSPVAGVIEEILVQEDETVEVGAVLVRIGDGSGGGDAPAEEPAAAAEPETATEEAVEDTVIPSTEADDDAEAPAPVEPEPAPAAEEETAAPEATPAPAPAAPAAAPVAAAPTPAPAAPTPAAAPAPAASGNAGYVTPLVRKLANERGVDISSVTGTGVGGRIRKEDVLAAAEAAASKSASTASAPVAPAAAPLETSPLRGTTAKMSRMRKLIADRAVVSMQSTAQLTSVVEVDVTKVARFRDRVKGDFLEKTGVKLSFLPFFALAAAEALKAYPVVNATVDGDSIVYPDHENISIAVDTERGLLTPVVKNAEGKNLAQFASEIADLAARTRDNKLSPDELAGGTFTLTNTGSRGALFDTPVVFLPQSAILGTGIVTKRPVVITADGQDTIAIRSTVYLALSYDHRIVDGADASRFLVAVKNRLEAGAFDADLGI from the coding sequence ATGAGCGAATCCGTCAACCTCCCCGCACTCGGCGAGAGCGTCACCGAGGGCACGGTGACCCGTTGGCTCAAGAACGTCGGCGACCACGTCGAGGTCGACGAGCCCCTGCTCGAGGTGTCGACCGACAAGGTCGACACCGAGATCCCCTCGCCCGTCGCCGGCGTGATCGAGGAGATCCTCGTCCAGGAGGACGAGACCGTCGAGGTGGGCGCCGTGCTGGTGCGCATCGGCGACGGCTCCGGTGGGGGCGACGCTCCCGCGGAGGAGCCCGCGGCCGCAGCGGAGCCGGAGACGGCGACCGAGGAGGCCGTCGAGGACACCGTCATCCCCTCCACCGAGGCGGACGACGACGCCGAGGCGCCTGCTCCCGTCGAGCCCGAGCCCGCTCCGGCCGCCGAGGAGGAGACCGCCGCTCCCGAGGCGACCCCCGCCCCCGCTCCCGCGGCTCCGGCTGCAGCTCCCGTGGCCGCGGCTCCGACGCCCGCTCCTGCTGCTCCGACGCCTGCCGCCGCCCCGGCTCCGGCGGCGTCCGGCAACGCGGGCTACGTCACCCCGCTGGTACGGAAGCTCGCCAACGAGCGCGGGGTCGACATCAGCTCCGTGACCGGCACCGGTGTGGGAGGGCGCATCCGCAAGGAGGACGTGCTCGCCGCTGCCGAGGCCGCCGCGTCGAAGAGCGCGTCGACCGCCTCGGCTCCCGTCGCGCCCGCCGCCGCTCCCCTCGAGACGTCGCCGCTCCGTGGCACGACCGCCAAGATGTCCCGCATGCGCAAGCTCATCGCCGACCGCGCCGTCGTGTCGATGCAGTCCACCGCGCAGCTCACCTCGGTGGTCGAGGTCGACGTCACGAAGGTGGCCCGCTTCCGCGACCGTGTGAAGGGCGACTTCCTCGAGAAGACGGGCGTCAAGCTCTCATTCCTGCCCTTCTTCGCCCTCGCCGCCGCTGAGGCGCTCAAGGCGTACCCCGTCGTCAACGCGACGGTCGACGGCGACAGCATCGTCTACCCCGACCACGAGAACATCAGCATCGCGGTCGACACGGAGCGTGGCCTCCTGACCCCCGTCGTGAAGAACGCCGAGGGCAAGAACCTGGCGCAGTTCGCGTCGGAGATCGCCGACCTGGCCGCCCGCACGCGCGACAACAAGCTGTCGCCGGACGAGCTGGCCGGCGGCACCTTCACGCTGACCAACACCGGGTCGCGGGGCGCGCTCTTCGACACCCCCGTGGTGTTCCTGCCGCAGTCCGCGATCCTCGGCACCGGCATCGTCACCAAGCGGCCCGTGGTCATCACGGCGGATGGGCAGGACACGATCGCCATCCGCTCCACCGTCTACCTGGCGCTGTCCTACGACCACCGCATCGTCGACGGGGCTGACGCATCCCGGTTCCTCGTCGCCGTGAAGAACCGCCTCGAGGCGGGTGCGTTCGACGCCGACCTCGGCATCTAG